The following coding sequences are from one Devosia yakushimensis window:
- the dprA gene encoding DNA-processing protein DprA gives MLTPSQRVAWLRLLRTDNVGPVTFRQLLNRFGSAEAAIEALPGLLKRTGKPLRITTQSQAEDEIAGLERYGARLVATGEPAFPELLDHIPAPPPLITMAGGENLDWQRTVGIVGARNASSAGIKMTRLLAADLGERGYTIVSGLARGIDTAAHQASLSTGTIAVLAGGFDQIYPAENIPLAHDILDNGGALLTEMPLGWEPRARDFPRRNRLVSGLSLGIAVVEAAKRSGSLITARLALEQNRDVFAVPGSPLDPRAEGGNSLIQQGAKLITNAQDIIEALGSADPARSALFDPPWTPDSGPETEPPGDDERSRLLAALSATPVEIDELIRQSSLTAAAMQMLLLELDLAGQIEWSSGQLVALKYS, from the coding sequence ATGTTGACCCCGTCGCAGCGCGTTGCCTGGCTTCGGCTGCTGCGCACCGACAATGTCGGTCCGGTCACCTTCCGCCAATTGCTCAACCGGTTCGGCTCAGCCGAAGCGGCCATCGAGGCCCTGCCCGGCCTGCTCAAGCGCACGGGCAAGCCACTGCGGATCACCACGCAGTCGCAGGCGGAAGACGAGATTGCCGGGCTCGAACGGTATGGTGCGCGCCTTGTGGCCACGGGCGAACCCGCCTTTCCCGAATTGCTCGATCACATCCCGGCTCCGCCGCCGCTCATCACCATGGCAGGCGGCGAAAATCTTGATTGGCAGCGCACGGTCGGCATTGTCGGCGCCCGCAATGCATCTTCCGCCGGCATCAAGATGACGCGCCTTTTGGCGGCTGATCTCGGCGAACGCGGCTATACAATTGTGTCCGGCCTCGCCCGCGGCATCGACACCGCCGCCCACCAGGCAAGCCTGAGCACCGGCACCATTGCCGTATTGGCCGGAGGCTTCGACCAGATCTATCCGGCCGAAAATATCCCGCTCGCCCACGATATCCTGGACAATGGCGGCGCCCTGCTCACCGAAATGCCGCTGGGCTGGGAACCGCGCGCCCGCGACTTCCCCAGGCGTAACCGGCTGGTTTCGGGTCTTTCGCTCGGCATTGCCGTTGTCGAGGCAGCCAAGCGCTCTGGCTCGCTGATCACCGCGCGCCTGGCCCTTGAGCAAAACCGCGATGTTTTCGCCGTCCCGGGCTCCCCGCTCGATCCGCGCGCCGAGGGCGGCAATTCGCTCATCCAGCAGGGCGCCAAGCTGATCACCAATGCCCAGGACATTATCGAAGCCCTGGGCAGCGCCGATCCGGCTCGCAGCGCCCTTTTCGATCCGCCATGGACGCCCGATTCCGGACCTGAGACCGAGCCGCCGGGCGACGATGAACGGTCGCGCCTCCTCGCCGCCCTCAGCGCCACCCCGGTCGAAATCGACGAATTGATCCGCCAATCCAGCCTCACCGCCGCCGCCATGCAGATGCTGCTGCTCGAACTCGACCTGGCCGGCCAGATCGAATGGTCGAGCGGTCAGTTGGTGGCACTGAAATATAGCTGA
- a CDS encoding GNAT family N-acetyltransferase, producing the protein MTVSIAIETPLQDDVRVLVEKLNAHLLPLSPPEFQFKMTVEQMAGADTTVFVARDENGQAIGCGALKVHSAELGEVKRMFTDPEIRGKRVGSALLAAIEALAAEKGLGQLMLETGTGPGFDAAQRLYSRSGFTLRGPFLDYPDSEWSAFFEKPVRQEQTA; encoded by the coding sequence ATGACCGTCTCGATCGCCATCGAAACGCCCTTGCAGGACGATGTGCGCGTGCTGGTCGAAAAACTCAACGCGCATCTGCTGCCGCTATCGCCGCCCGAATTCCAGTTCAAGATGACGGTCGAGCAAATGGCGGGGGCCGATACGACCGTGTTCGTCGCCCGCGACGAAAACGGGCAGGCCATTGGCTGCGGTGCGCTCAAAGTGCATTCGGCCGAGCTGGGCGAGGTCAAGCGCATGTTCACCGACCCGGAAATCCGCGGCAAGCGGGTGGGGTCGGCACTGCTCGCGGCGATCGAGGCGCTGGCGGCGGAAAAGGGGCTCGGCCAGCTCATGCTCGAAACGGGCACGGGGCCGGGCTTCGATGCGGCGCAGCGGCTCTATTCCCGCAGCGGCTTTACTTTGCGCGGCCCGTTCCTGGACTATCCCGATAGCGAATGGTCGGCATTTTTCGAAAAGCCGGTTCGGCAGGAGCAGACAGCATGA
- a CDS encoding aspartate carbamoyltransferase catalytic subunit: protein MAPTRASNTSTPAGSTGDFPPFNQRHLLSIADLKQHEIIDLLDRAERMVPVSRQERKTLPTLSGKTQINLFFEPSTRTQGSFEIAGKRLGALVMNMSVKTSSVSKGETLVDTATTLNAMRPDVIVVRHSAAGAVELLSQKVGCAVINAGDGAHEHPTQALLDALTIRNHKGRISGLTVAICGDIANSRVVRSNLLLLGALNVRTRVIAPRNLLPAGIEHLATEVFTDMREGLKDVDVVMMLRLQHERANGRMIPSVREYYRFYGLDAEKLSFAKPDVIVMHPGPMNRGVEIDPAIADGPASVVTEQVEMGVAVRMAVLDALLPARNTEGNEA from the coding sequence ATGGCACCTACTCGCGCCAGCAACACCTCGACGCCCGCCGGTTCGACCGGCGATTTTCCCCCTTTCAATCAGCGCCATCTGCTTTCGATAGCCGACCTCAAGCAGCACGAGATCATCGACCTGCTCGATCGCGCCGAACGCATGGTTCCGGTGAGCCGGCAGGAGAGGAAGACCCTCCCCACGCTCTCCGGCAAGACGCAGATCAACCTGTTCTTCGAGCCATCGACCCGCACCCAGGGCTCGTTCGAGATTGCCGGCAAGCGCCTGGGCGCCCTGGTCATGAACATGTCGGTCAAGACCAGCTCGGTTTCCAAGGGCGAGACCCTGGTCGACACCGCCACCACGCTAAACGCCATGCGCCCCGACGTCATCGTCGTCCGCCATTCTGCGGCCGGCGCGGTGGAACTGCTCTCGCAGAAAGTGGGCTGCGCGGTCATCAATGCCGGCGACGGCGCGCATGAGCACCCCACCCAGGCCCTGCTCGATGCCCTGACCATCCGCAATCACAAGGGCCGCATCTCCGGGCTCACCGTCGCCATCTGCGGCGACATCGCCAATTCCCGCGTGGTGCGTTCCAACCTGCTGCTGCTCGGTGCGCTCAATGTACGCACCCGCGTCATTGCCCCGCGCAACCTGCTGCCCGCCGGCATCGAGCACCTCGCTACCGAAGTCTTCACCGACATGCGCGAGGGCCTCAAGGATGTCGACGTGGTCATGATGCTGCGCCTGCAGCACGAGCGCGCCAATGGCCGCATGATCCCCTCGGTCCGCGAATATTACCGCTTCTATGGCCTCGACGCGGAAAAGCTGAGCTTTGCCAAGCCCGACGTCATCGTCATGCATCCCGGCCCGATGAATCGCGGCGTCGAGATCGACCCCGCCATTGCCGATGGTCCCGCCTCGGTGGTCACCGAACAGGTCGAAATGGGGGTCGCCGTGCGCATGGCCGTGCTCGATGCCCTGCTGCCGGCCAGAAATACTGAGGGGAATGAAGCATGA
- a CDS encoding anthrone oxygenase family protein, with protein MQTSAPIVGLLALLASGLMAGLFYAYSVSVIWGLSRADPRAAIDSFNGINVAILNPLFLLVFMGVPVLAAIAAFLYWQSGLPATAWLFAGAAIVYAVGTIGVTMAVNVPMNEALAKVVMPQDVNAARQIWDGFASGWMPWNHIRAATSTLALLLAGIGLYLA; from the coding sequence ATGCAAACTTCTGCCCCGATCGTCGGCCTCCTCGCCCTGCTTGCCAGCGGGCTGATGGCAGGCCTGTTCTACGCCTATTCCGTCTCGGTCATCTGGGGTCTTAGTCGTGCCGATCCCCGGGCCGCCATCGACAGTTTCAACGGCATCAATGTTGCCATTCTCAATCCGCTGTTCCTGCTGGTCTTTATGGGCGTGCCAGTGCTCGCCGCCATTGCCGCCTTTCTCTACTGGCAATCGGGCCTGCCGGCGACCGCTTGGCTCTTTGCGGGGGCGGCCATCGTCTACGCCGTGGGCACAATTGGCGTCACCATGGCCGTGAATGTGCCGATGAACGAAGCGCTCGCCAAAGTGGTCATGCCGCAGGATGTCAATGCCGCCCGCCAGATCTGGGATGGTTTTGCCTCCGGCTGGATGCCGTGGAATCATATCCGCGCCGCGACCTCGACGCTTGCCCTGCTGCTTGCCGGCATCGGCCTCTACCTCGCCTGA
- a CDS encoding NmrA family NAD(P)-binding protein — MTQTSPILVIGATGKAGSRIVAKLEALGHLVRGASRRSSPAFDWEDETTWAPALAGAEIVFVAFVPDLAAKGAPEAIEKFTAKAAAAGVKRVVLLSGRGEDNAMRSEAIIQASGLGYTIVRASWFNQNFSEGHFLPAVLEGFVSLPASDKKEPFIDVDDIADVAVAALTDERHLGQVYEVTGPRLLTFAEAVAEISAASGRPVTYAHIALADFHAALVPEVGEATADFLHDLCEEVFDGRNEHVSDGVQRALGRAPRDFADFCKEQAAAGAWNAAV, encoded by the coding sequence ATGACACAGACCTCACCCATCCTGGTTATCGGCGCCACCGGCAAGGCCGGCAGCCGTATCGTCGCCAAGCTCGAAGCCCTCGGCCATCTCGTGCGCGGCGCTTCCCGCAGGTCCTCGCCGGCCTTTGACTGGGAAGACGAGACCACCTGGGCCCCTGCCCTGGCCGGCGCCGAAATCGTCTTCGTCGCCTTCGTGCCCGATCTGGCCGCCAAGGGCGCGCCGGAAGCCATCGAGAAATTTACGGCAAAGGCCGCCGCGGCCGGCGTCAAGCGGGTCGTCCTGCTCTCCGGCCGCGGCGAAGACAATGCCATGCGCAGCGAGGCCATCATCCAGGCTTCGGGACTGGGCTACACCATTGTCCGCGCCAGCTGGTTCAACCAGAATTTCAGCGAGGGGCACTTCCTTCCCGCGGTGCTCGAAGGCTTCGTCTCCCTGCCCGCCAGCGACAAGAAGGAGCCCTTTATCGACGTCGATGACATTGCCGATGTCGCCGTCGCAGCCCTGACGGACGAACGCCATCTCGGCCAGGTCTATGAAGTAACCGGCCCGCGCCTTTTGACCTTTGCCGAGGCCGTGGCCGAGATCAGCGCCGCCTCCGGCCGCCCCGTCACCTATGCCCATATCGCGCTTGCCGATTTCCACGCGGCCCTAGTGCCTGAAGTCGGCGAGGCCACCGCAGATTTTCTGCATGATCTCTGCGAAGAGGTCTTCGATGGCCGCAATGAGCATGTGAGCGACGGCGTGCAGCGCGCCCTCGGCCGGGCCCCACGCGACTTCGCTGATTTCTGCAAGGAACAAGCCGCTGCGGGCGCTTGGAACGCCGCCGTCTGA
- a CDS encoding AraC family transcriptional regulator produces MTDAHFQPVPLSDPLGEVLHMLHLTGTLYCRAEMTAPWGLVMPRLIDSMMFVIVTSGRCWLRLPGQEPVPLQQGTMVLLPHGNNYDLLSAPDAVPTPLFDIPVNKVSDRYEIMQHGGGGEMTRATAGVVQFDHVAAKRLVALLPDMLRIDAWEDEIGSWLQSTLSLIAREASAMRPGGETVMTRLADIMVIQAIRTWLDRAPEANLGWLAALRDRQLGRTLALMHRQPDHDWSVADLASEAGMSRSAFSARFTELVGQPAMQYLAQWRLHLARAQLLETREPVGSVASRAGYQSEAAFGRAFKQFFGIPPGGVRKLAAPQAIQSAL; encoded by the coding sequence ATGACCGACGCTCATTTCCAGCCTGTGCCATTGTCCGACCCATTGGGTGAAGTGCTGCATATGCTGCACCTGACCGGCACGCTCTATTGCCGCGCCGAGATGACCGCGCCCTGGGGCCTGGTCATGCCGCGACTGATCGATTCCATGATGTTCGTGATCGTCACCTCGGGCCGCTGCTGGCTGCGGCTGCCGGGACAAGAACCGGTGCCGCTGCAGCAGGGCACCATGGTATTGCTGCCCCATGGCAATAATTACGACCTGCTGAGCGCCCCGGATGCCGTGCCCACGCCGCTCTTTGACATTCCGGTCAACAAGGTCAGTGACCGCTACGAAATCATGCAGCATGGCGGCGGCGGCGAAATGACCCGCGCCACGGCAGGCGTGGTGCAGTTCGACCATGTTGCGGCCAAGCGGCTCGTCGCCTTGCTGCCAGACATGCTGCGCATCGATGCCTGGGAGGACGAAATTGGCAGCTGGCTGCAAAGCACGCTGTCGCTGATCGCGCGCGAGGCCAGCGCCATGCGACCCGGCGGGGAAACGGTGATGACGCGCCTGGCCGACATCATGGTGATCCAGGCCATCCGCACCTGGCTCGACCGCGCGCCCGAAGCCAATCTGGGCTGGCTGGCGGCGCTGCGCGACAGGCAGCTCGGCCGGACGCTGGCGCTGATGCACCGCCAGCCGGACCATGATTGGAGCGTTGCGGACCTGGCGAGCGAAGCCGGGATGTCACGCTCGGCCTTTTCAGCGCGTTTCACCGAACTGGTGGGGCAACCGGCCATGCAATATCTGGCGCAATGGCGGCTGCATCTGGCGCGGGCGCAATTGCTGGAGACCCGCGAGCCGGTGGGGTCTGTCGCGAGCCGGGCGGGGTATCAGTCCGAAGCCGCGTTCGGACGTGCCTTCAAGCAGTTCTTCGGCATTCCGCCGGGTGGCGTGCGCAAGCTAGCCGCGCCGCAAGCGATCCAGAGCGCCTTGTAG
- the plsY gene encoding glycerol-3-phosphate 1-O-acyltransferase PlsY, whose translation MLPGLLVALVIAYLFGSIPFGLFLTRAAGLGDIRQIGSGNIGATNVLRTGNRWIAAATLLLDAAKAAVAILVVRTLLYSPDLPVGGDRALPLYLAALGAFLGHCFPVWLGFKGGKGVAVMIGSLLTLSWPVGLIFCAVWLLIAFTRKLSSLAALTAAATAPIFAYVVVDEWLAATAALLAILLFYQHRENIARLIAGTEPKIGAEKKAS comes from the coding sequence ATGCTGCCGGGCCTCCTGGTTGCGCTGGTCATCGCTTACCTCTTTGGCTCTATTCCCTTTGGCCTGTTTCTGACTCGCGCGGCCGGGCTGGGCGATATCCGCCAGATCGGGTCGGGTAACATCGGCGCCACCAATGTGCTGCGCACCGGCAATCGCTGGATCGCGGCGGCAACGCTGCTGCTGGATGCCGCCAAGGCCGCCGTTGCTATTCTGGTGGTGCGTACCCTGCTCTATAGTCCCGACCTGCCCGTTGGCGGCGACCGTGCCCTGCCGCTCTATCTGGCGGCTTTGGGCGCGTTTTTGGGCCATTGCTTTCCCGTCTGGCTCGGCTTCAAGGGCGGCAAGGGCGTTGCCGTCATGATCGGGAGCCTGCTCACCCTGTCCTGGCCGGTCGGGCTGATTTTCTGCGCGGTCTGGCTGCTCATTGCCTTCACGCGCAAGCTCTCCTCGCTCGCGGCCCTGACGGCCGCTGCCACCGCGCCGATCTTTGCCTATGTGGTGGTCGATGAATGGCTGGCGGCCACTGCGGCGCTGCTGGCCATCCTGCTCTTCTACCAGCATCGCGAAAATATCGCCCGGCTGATTGCCGGCACCGAGCCCAAGATCGGCGCCGAAAAGAAGGCCTCATAG
- a CDS encoding alpha/beta fold hydrolase, which translates to MSGINSDRTNFVIVHGGWAGGWAWQRVVDRLHDLGHRAFAPTLTGLGERSHLAGVGVDMQTHIADIVNEIVWKDLNDVVLVGHSYGGMVTTGVIERIPERIASVVFVEPFIPGDNQSFSDLVPDWELDGPLTDAPPTSPGDYVSEADRLWVDAKATPQPTATLTQRQRVTGAYRNISKRAFVQATNWDLFADMARKYEQEEGWTVHRIASGHDIAIDAPDELVAVLVEAI; encoded by the coding sequence ATGAGCGGGATCAATAGCGACAGAACTAATTTCGTGATCGTGCATGGCGGCTGGGCAGGCGGCTGGGCGTGGCAGCGCGTCGTCGACCGGCTGCACGATCTGGGACACCGCGCCTTCGCGCCGACGCTGACCGGATTGGGCGAGCGCTCGCACCTGGCCGGGGTGGGTGTCGACATGCAGACGCATATCGCCGACATCGTCAACGAGATCGTCTGGAAGGACCTGAACGATGTCGTATTGGTCGGCCATTCCTATGGCGGAATGGTCACGACCGGGGTGATCGAGCGCATCCCCGAGCGGATTGCATCGGTGGTGTTTGTCGAGCCGTTCATTCCCGGCGACAATCAATCCTTTTCCGACCTGGTGCCGGATTGGGAATTGGACGGGCCGCTGACGGACGCGCCGCCCACCTCGCCAGGCGATTATGTGAGCGAGGCCGACCGGCTCTGGGTGGATGCCAAGGCGACGCCGCAGCCCACCGCAACACTGACGCAACGGCAAAGGGTAACCGGAGCCTATCGCAATATCAGTAAGAGGGCCTTCGTTCAGGCGACCAATTGGGACCTGTTTGCCGACATGGCCAGGAAATACGAACAGGAAGAGGGTTGGACAGTGCACCGGATCGCCAGTGGGCACGATATCGCGATTGATGCGCCGGACGAGCTTGTGGCGGTGCTGGTGGAGGCGATTTAG
- a CDS encoding aldo/keto reductase, giving the protein MDYRKLGNSGAVVSHLCLGTMTFGKEADEATSHLLLDDYVAAGGNFIDTADVYSTGISEEIIGRWLKAKPGRELDLVIATKGRFPMGEGPNDLGLSRKHLGAALDASLKRLGVERIDLYQMHAFDALTPLDETLRFLDDSIRNGKIAYYGFSNFTGWQLTKAVYLAKLNGYQPPVTLQPQYSLLVRDIEHEIVPASLDAGIGLLPWSPLGGGWLSGKYKRDQMPSGATRLGENPKRGMEAFEARNAKDATWNIIGAVEDIAKAQNVSMAQVALAWVAAQPAVTSVILGARTREQLADNLKSVSLKLSAADIRTLSEASKPVMADYPYGAGGINQRNRKLEGGR; this is encoded by the coding sequence ATGGACTATCGCAAACTGGGCAATAGCGGCGCAGTCGTTTCGCATCTGTGCCTGGGCACGATGACCTTCGGCAAGGAGGCGGACGAAGCCACATCGCACCTGCTGCTCGACGATTATGTGGCGGCAGGCGGCAATTTCATCGACACGGCCGATGTCTATAGCACCGGCATATCGGAAGAGATCATCGGCCGCTGGCTCAAGGCCAAGCCGGGCAGGGAGCTGGACCTGGTGATCGCCACCAAGGGGCGGTTTCCGATGGGCGAGGGCCCCAATGACCTGGGTCTGTCGCGCAAGCATCTCGGCGCTGCGCTGGATGCTTCGCTGAAGCGCCTGGGGGTCGAGCGGATCGATCTCTACCAGATGCACGCCTTTGACGCGCTGACGCCGCTCGATGAAACCCTGCGCTTTCTCGATGACTCGATCCGTAACGGCAAGATTGCCTATTACGGCTTTTCCAACTTTACCGGCTGGCAGCTGACCAAGGCGGTCTATTTGGCCAAGCTCAATGGCTATCAGCCGCCGGTGACGCTGCAGCCGCAATATAGCCTGCTGGTTCGTGACATCGAACATGAGATCGTGCCGGCCTCGCTCGATGCCGGGATCGGATTGTTGCCGTGGTCGCCATTGGGCGGTGGCTGGCTCTCGGGCAAATATAAGCGCGACCAGATGCCGTCCGGGGCCACAAGGCTGGGTGAAAACCCCAAGCGCGGCATGGAGGCGTTCGAAGCCCGCAATGCCAAGGACGCGACCTGGAACATAATCGGCGCCGTCGAGGATATCGCCAAGGCGCAGAATGTGAGCATGGCGCAGGTCGCGCTCGCCTGGGTCGCGGCACAGCCGGCGGTGACCTCGGTAATCCTGGGCGCGCGGACCCGCGAACAGTTGGCGGATAATCTGAAATCGGTGTCGCTCAAGCTGAGCGCGGCGGATATCAGGACGCTGAGCGAGGCCAGCAAGCCGGTCATGGCCGATTATCCGTATGGCGCAGGCGGCATCAACCAGCGGAACCGTAAGCTGGAAGGTGGGCGGTAG
- a CDS encoding winged helix-turn-helix transcriptional regulator: MTRDHRSGCPINLTLEVLGDKWSLLILRDMIFGGKRHFRELLRSQEGIASNILSQRLAMLVEEGLLTKADDASHKQKAIYSLTGPAIELVPIMAQLGSWGRRHQPVSAELSIRAQLLEEGGPTMWDQFMDELRTEHLHTPSRWPAPTVRQTLQAGYEEVVARQQAGQNPPPER; encoded by the coding sequence ATGACTCGTGACCATCGCTCCGGCTGCCCCATCAATCTCACTCTCGAAGTGCTGGGCGATAAATGGAGCCTGCTCATCCTCCGCGACATGATTTTTGGCGGCAAGCGGCATTTCCGCGAGCTGCTGCGGTCGCAGGAGGGCATTGCCAGCAATATCCTGTCGCAGCGCCTCGCCATGCTGGTCGAGGAAGGCCTGCTGACCAAGGCCGACGATGCCAGCCACAAACAGAAGGCGATCTACAGCCTCACCGGCCCGGCCATCGAACTCGTGCCGATCATGGCGCAGCTCGGCTCATGGGGCCGCCGCCACCAGCCGGTTAGTGCAGAGCTCAGCATCAGGGCGCAGTTGCTGGAAGAAGGCGGCCCGACCATGTGGGACCAGTTCATGGATGAATTGCGGACGGAGCATCTCCATACCCCGTCACGCTGGCCCGCCCCCACCGTGCGCCAGACCTTGCAGGCGGGATATGAAGAAGTCGTCGCCCGGCAACAGGCGGGGCAAAATCCCCCGCCTGAGCGGTAA
- the ruvX gene encoding Holliday junction resolvase RuvX, translated as MTDDLPVNPLESIPPNGKILGLDLGTKTIGVAISDAMRYSATPLETIKRTKFTQDAIRLEELIAQNNVVAIVLGLPLNMDGSEGPRVQSTRAFARSLGQRIALPIAFWDERLSTSAVTRMMIDADLRRDRRAEIVDKLAASYILQGALDRLRRG; from the coding sequence ATGACCGACGATCTACCCGTCAATCCGCTCGAATCGATTCCCCCCAATGGCAAGATCCTTGGTCTCGACCTGGGCACCAAGACAATTGGCGTCGCGATTTCCGACGCCATGCGCTATTCGGCCACGCCGCTCGAGACCATCAAGCGCACCAAGTTCACCCAGGACGCCATCCGGCTCGAGGAGCTGATCGCCCAGAATAATGTGGTGGCCATCGTCCTCGGCCTGCCGCTCAACATGGATGGCTCCGAGGGGCCTCGGGTGCAGTCCACCCGCGCCTTTGCCCGCAGCCTGGGCCAACGCATCGCCCTGCCCATCGCCTTCTGGGACGAACGCCTTTCCACCAGCGCGGTCACGCGCATGATGATCGACGCCGATCTGCGCCGCGACCGGCGCGCCGAGATCGTCGATAAGTTGGCGGCCAGCTATATTCTACAAGGCGCTCTGGATCGCTTGCGGCGCGGCTAG
- the gatC gene encoding Asp-tRNA(Asn)/Glu-tRNA(Gln) amidotransferase subunit GatC: MSVDAATVKRIGRLARIRIEEDEVAGYQSELNAILGFVEQLAEVDVAGVEPMTSVTPMKLRRRDDVISDGGYADRIVSNAPLSEDDFFMVPKVVE; encoded by the coding sequence ATGTCCGTCGATGCCGCAACCGTAAAGCGCATCGGGCGCCTGGCCCGCATTCGCATCGAAGAAGATGAAGTGGCCGGCTACCAGAGCGAGCTCAATGCCATCCTCGGCTTTGTCGAACAACTGGCCGAAGTCGATGTTGCCGGGGTTGAGCCGATGACCTCTGTGACGCCGATGAAGCTGCGCCGCCGCGATGACGTGATCAGCGATGGCGGCTATGCCGACAGAATAGTCAGCAATGCCCCGCTCAGCGAAGACGATTTCTTCATGGTGCCCAAGGTGGTCGAATAA
- the pyrC gene encoding dihydroorotase, protein MSRPLLIENARVVDPASGTDQQGAVLIENGVISDLALGGPVGVPEDAEVINANGHMLAPGLIDMRVFTGEPGKEYRETLASAGEAAAAGGVTSFVMMPDTTPVVDDSALIDFLIRRAKATSKVNVLPAAAITKGLDGQEITEFGLLKEAGAVCLTDGRRSIQSTSLLRTVMSYAANYGLTVVHHVSDKGLTGDGVMNEGLFATILGLKGIPREAETIPLARDLQLAALTGTKYHAAQISCAASVDLVAAAKKRNASVTAGISINNLALNENDIGRYRTFFKLGTPLRSEDDRQAVIDGLRNGTIDTIHSDHDPQDSEVKRQPFAEASDGAIGLETLLAAALRLVHSGDVDLLTVLRAMTSRPAEILGLSSGRIAKGAPADLILVDLDYPWQVTEHEIRSRSHNTAFEGARLAGKVLRTIVGGQTVHTHVEES, encoded by the coding sequence ATGAGCCGTCCCCTTCTCATCGAAAATGCCCGCGTCGTCGATCCGGCTTCGGGCACCGACCAGCAGGGTGCGGTTCTCATCGAGAACGGCGTCATTTCCGATCTCGCCCTTGGCGGTCCGGTCGGCGTGCCCGAAGATGCCGAAGTCATCAACGCCAACGGCCATATGCTGGCGCCAGGCCTGATCGACATGCGCGTCTTTACCGGCGAGCCCGGCAAGGAATATCGCGAGACCCTGGCCTCAGCCGGTGAAGCCGCCGCTGCCGGTGGCGTCACCAGCTTCGTCATGATGCCCGACACCACCCCCGTGGTGGACGACAGTGCGCTCATCGATTTCCTGATCCGCCGCGCCAAGGCCACCAGCAAGGTCAATGTGCTGCCCGCCGCCGCCATCACCAAAGGGTTGGACGGGCAGGAAATCACCGAATTCGGCCTGCTCAAGGAGGCCGGCGCCGTCTGCCTCACCGATGGCCGCCGCTCGATCCAGTCCACCTCGCTGCTGCGCACGGTGATGAGCTACGCTGCCAATTACGGCCTCACCGTCGTCCACCATGTCTCCGACAAGGGGCTCACCGGCGATGGCGTAATGAACGAGGGCCTTTTCGCCACCATTCTGGGCCTCAAGGGCATTCCGCGCGAAGCCGAGACCATTCCCCTGGCCCGCGACCTGCAATTGGCCGCCCTCACCGGCACCAAATACCACGCCGCCCAGATCTCCTGCGCCGCATCGGTGGACCTCGTCGCCGCCGCCAAAAAGCGCAACGCATCGGTTACCGCCGGCATCTCGATCAACAATCTGGCGCTCAACGAAAACGACATCGGCCGCTACCGCACCTTCTTCAAGCTGGGAACGCCGCTGCGCTCCGAGGATGACCGCCAGGCCGTCATCGATGGCCTGCGCAACGGCACCATCGATACCATCCATTCCGATCACGATCCGCAGGATTCCGAGGTCAAGCGGCAGCCCTTCGCCGAAGCCTCCGATGGCGCCATCGGCCTCGAAACTCTGCTGGCCGCCGCCCTGCGCCTCGTCCATTCCGGCGACGTCGACCTGCTGACGGTTCTGCGTGCCATGACCAGCCGCCCCGCCGAAATCCTGGGCCTCTCCTCGGGACGCATCGCCAAGGGTGCCCCGGCCGACCTGATCCTGGTCGATCTGGATTATCCCTGGCAGGTCACTGAGCACGAAATCCGTTCGCGTTCGCACAATACCGCCTTTGAAGGCGCGCGACTTGCTGGCAAGGTGCTGCGCACAATCGTAGGCGGGCAAACCGTCCACACCCATGTCGAGGAGAGCTGA